In Neorhizobium galegae, the following proteins share a genomic window:
- a CDS encoding propionyl-CoA synthetase, whose product MQSRYFDVYEGWQRDPEGFWRGASAAIDWFREPEKIFDKDEGVYGRWFTGGETNTCYNCLDRHVAAGRGGQRAFIHDSAMTGKQQTFTYAEVLDEVKAIAAVLLDLGIGKGDRVVIYMPMVPEAIFSMLACARLGAVHSVVFGGFAAQELATRLNDSEAKLVISASCGLEPGRTVAYKPLLDQAIELARVKPAHSLILQRDQLLAELRPERGELDFTESVDKARGREVECVPVKATDPLYILYTSGTTGEPKGVVRDNGGHMVALHWSMENIFGVKPGEVFWTASDIGWVVGHSYIVYGPLLTGNTSVIFEGKPVGTPDAGTFWRVVSDHDVKVLFTAPTAFRAIRRDDPDGELVEKYDLTGMRALFLAGERADSETLKWAEQKLKIPVIDHWWQTETGWPVAANTVGLGLMPVKHGSPTRPMPGYALDVLDDAGHPVPRGTLGNIVIKLPLPPGCLVSFWNADQRFREACLDEFPGYYKTADAGLMDEEGYIFVMARTDDIINCAGHRLSTGAMEEVCSKHPDVAECAVIGVHDATKGQIPCGFVVLKNHVSRETADIAREVAELVRNEIGPVAAFKTVMVVHKLPKTRSGKILRGTMQKIADDMPWKMPATIEDATVLDEITAILKANGYAREGSGLKQSA is encoded by the coding sequence ATGCAAAGCCGCTATTTCGACGTTTATGAGGGCTGGCAACGGGATCCGGAAGGGTTCTGGAGAGGCGCTTCCGCCGCCATCGACTGGTTCAGGGAACCGGAAAAAATCTTCGACAAGGATGAGGGGGTCTATGGCCGCTGGTTCACCGGCGGCGAGACCAATACCTGCTACAACTGCCTTGACCGGCACGTCGCGGCCGGCCGTGGCGGGCAGCGGGCCTTCATCCACGACAGCGCCATGACGGGAAAACAGCAGACTTTCACCTATGCCGAGGTTCTCGACGAGGTGAAGGCAATCGCCGCGGTTCTCCTCGACCTCGGCATCGGCAAGGGCGACCGCGTCGTCATCTACATGCCGATGGTCCCGGAAGCGATCTTCTCGATGCTGGCCTGCGCGCGGCTGGGTGCGGTGCATTCGGTCGTGTTTGGCGGTTTTGCGGCGCAGGAACTGGCAACGCGGCTGAACGATTCGGAGGCGAAACTGGTAATCAGCGCGAGCTGTGGCCTCGAGCCGGGCCGCACCGTCGCCTACAAGCCGTTGCTCGACCAGGCGATCGAACTTGCCCGGGTGAAGCCCGCTCATAGCCTTATCCTTCAGCGTGACCAGCTTCTGGCGGAGCTGCGTCCCGAACGGGGCGAGCTCGATTTTACGGAATCCGTCGACAAAGCTCGGGGCAGGGAGGTGGAATGCGTGCCGGTCAAGGCGACCGATCCGCTCTACATTCTCTACACATCCGGAACGACGGGCGAGCCAAAGGGCGTGGTGCGCGACAACGGCGGGCACATGGTGGCGCTGCATTGGAGCATGGAAAACATTTTTGGCGTCAAGCCGGGGGAGGTGTTCTGGACGGCATCCGATATCGGCTGGGTCGTCGGCCATTCCTATATCGTCTACGGACCGTTGTTGACCGGCAATACCAGCGTGATCTTCGAGGGCAAGCCGGTCGGCACGCCGGATGCAGGCACGTTCTGGCGTGTCGTCAGCGATCACGACGTGAAAGTGCTGTTCACGGCGCCGACGGCTTTTCGGGCGATCCGTCGCGACGATCCGGACGGTGAACTGGTCGAGAAATATGATCTGACCGGCATGCGCGCCCTGTTCCTCGCCGGCGAGCGGGCCGATTCGGAAACGCTGAAATGGGCCGAGCAGAAGCTGAAGATCCCGGTCATCGATCATTGGTGGCAGACGGAGACGGGTTGGCCGGTAGCCGCCAATACGGTGGGGCTCGGGTTGATGCCGGTCAAGCACGGTTCGCCGACGCGCCCGATGCCCGGTTATGCGCTCGACGTGCTGGACGATGCCGGCCATCCGGTGCCGCGCGGCACGCTCGGCAATATAGTCATCAAGCTGCCGCTGCCGCCCGGCTGCCTCGTCAGCTTCTGGAATGCCGACCAGCGGTTCCGCGAGGCTTGCCTCGACGAGTTTCCGGGGTACTACAAGACGGCCGATGCCGGGTTGATGGACGAAGAGGGTTATATCTTCGTGATGGCGCGTACCGACGACATCATCAACTGCGCCGGCCATCGGCTTTCCACCGGGGCGATGGAGGAAGTCTGCTCCAAACATCCGGACGTTGCCGAATGCGCGGTGATCGGCGTACACGATGCGACGAAGGGGCAGATCCCCTGCGGATTCGTGGTGCTGAAGAACCATGTTTCACGGGAAACCGCTGATATCGCCAGAGAAGTGGCTGAACTCGTGCGCAACGAGATCGGCCCGGTCGCGGCGTTCAAGACGGTCATGGTGGTGCACAAGCTGCCGAAGACCCGATCGGGCAAGATATTGCGCGGCACGATGCAGAAGATCGCCGACGACATGCCGTGGAAAATGCCGGCGACGATCGAGGATGCGACGGTGCTGGACGAGATCACTGCGATCCTGAAGGCCAACGGCTATGCCCGCGAGGGCAGTGGCCTGAAACAGAGCGCCTGA